The following proteins are co-located in the Nitrospirota bacterium genome:
- a CDS encoding cache domain-containing protein, with translation MAQPSDRLTIRTRPAPISGGLPLKLILWLMLVLVLPFAAGFLVFRAGATGQPHGLQQTAVQAAKATLAALDRLVSERSRDVLLVSALPQVRALEADHLPGVLDLLVATSGPTYELAFVANQQGQVLAVNGMDGEGHAVPSAQLVGSMVSEAPWFRQAMEAAPTVVVEDFHDDPLVQTLFGAGSPVLSLSVPILNDLGSAVGVLSVRLSSEPFQEVLARHGEAASEALSLVLLNGRGEPLLGTGQALQLDRPLLASADAGETLARSGLDWRVQARYRTGQLSQSPIGGIWLGLGLYGLLVAVGTIRMVRQHLRQETVRSPASRAGELQAHEDQRNGKGRKAQGQTIRSLEQLLAARTEELNEVRRELERVRAGSATREKGPSQGAEIGEKPRPKRRLPSLAQTSEAMRAGLKGHPGP, from the coding sequence ATGGCCCAACCGTCCGATCGGCTGACCATCCGCACACGCCCCGCGCCCATCAGCGGCGGTCTTCCGCTGAAATTGATCCTGTGGCTGATGCTCGTGCTCGTCCTGCCATTCGCGGCGGGCTTTTTGGTTTTCCGCGCCGGCGCCACGGGACAGCCTCACGGGCTTCAACAGACCGCAGTGCAAGCCGCGAAGGCGACGTTAGCCGCTCTGGACCGCCTGGTGTCCGAGCGGTCCCGAGACGTGTTGCTCGTGTCGGCGCTGCCGCAGGTCAGGGCCCTCGAGGCGGATCACCTCCCGGGCGTCCTCGACCTGTTGGTGGCGACCAGCGGCCCCACCTACGAGCTGGCTTTCGTCGCGAACCAGCAGGGACAGGTGCTGGCGGTCAACGGAATGGACGGAGAGGGCCATGCCGTTCCCTCCGCACAGCTCGTTGGGAGCATGGTGTCCGAGGCTCCGTGGTTTAGGCAAGCCATGGAGGCGGCTCCAACCGTGGTCGTCGAGGACTTTCACGACGATCCCCTGGTGCAGACGCTCTTCGGCGCCGGCTCGCCGGTTCTGAGCCTGTCGGTTCCCATCCTGAACGACCTCGGCTCGGCGGTCGGGGTGCTGTCGGTCAGACTTTCCTCGGAGCCGTTTCAGGAGGTCCTGGCGCGTCACGGTGAGGCGGCTTCCGAGGCTCTTTCGCTGGTCCTGCTGAACGGGCGCGGGGAGCCGCTGCTCGGGACGGGCCAGGCTTTGCAGCTCGACCGGCCGCTGCTGGCTTCGGCCGACGCCGGCGAGACCCTGGCTCGGTCTGGCTTGGATTGGCGGGTGCAGGCTCGCTACCGGACCGGTCAGCTTTCCCAAAGCCCCATAGGTGGAATCTGGCTGGGGTTGGGTCTGTATGGGCTCTTGGTCGCAGTCGGCACGATCCGAATGGTCAGGCAACACCTTCGCCAAGAGACGGTTAGATCTCCGGCGTCGCGGGCCGGCGAACTGCAAGCCCACGAAGACCAGCGAAATGGGAAAGGGCGGAAAGCGCAGGGCCAGACGATTCGGAGTTTGGAGCAACTCCTGGCGGCGCGCACCGAAGAGCTGAACGAAGTTCGCCGGGAGCTGGAGAGGGTGCGGGCCGGGAGCGCAACGAGGGAAAAGGGGCCCTCCCAAGGGGCGGAGATCGGGGAGAAGCCCAGGCCGAAGAGGCGATTGCCGAGCTTGGCTCAAACGAGCGAGGCGATGCGGGCGGGACTGAAGGGCCACCCGGGGCCCTGA